The segment ctaaatgtaaaataaagatggaagattttgcttttattgctaaTCCCTCTTCTACAGAGATATCTAGTATTACTGGAAACATTGAATTGAATCAACAGACTTGTCTTCTTACTCTACGAGATTATAGCAGTCGGGAGAAATCAGAAGTGTCTACAGATTTAGTTCAGGCAAATCCTAAACAAGGAGCTTTAGCAAAGAAGTCATCTCAagctaaaaagaagaagaaggccTTCAACTCCCAGAAAGCAGGGCAGAATAAAACAGTGCAATATCCCACTGACATTTTAGAGAATGCATCTGTTGAATTATTCCTAGATGCAAATAAACTGTCCACACCTGTAATAGAACAAGTTGCACAAAGAAATGGTAATTCAGAACTCGAGTTGACGTCAGTTGTGGAAAATACTTTTCCAGCACAAGATATTGTACAGACTGTTTCAGTGAAACGGAAACGTGGAAAATCACAGCCAAACTGTGCTCTGAAAGAACACTCTATGTCTAATATAGCCAGTGACAAGAACTCTTACGAGCTGGAGAGCTCTGGGGAAGAGCTGGATCAGAGGTATTCCAAAGCCAAGCCAATGTGTAATACATGTGGGAAAGTGTTTTCAGAAGCCAGCAGCTTGAGAAGGCACATGAGAATACATAAGGGAGTCAAACCTTATGTCTGCCACTTGTGTGGAAAGGCATTTACACAGTGTAACCAGCTGAAAACACATGTAAGAACTCATACAGGTAAGactggtttgtgggagataaaatTGTTTTTGTACTGTGACCGAGATTTTTTTTTATAGACAATGTATTAATATACAATGTTGATTGTTTTAGACCAAAATTCGGTGTATACTTATTGTGGCCGAGTATTTAATGGCTGTTTGTTTTATTGTAACTGATAAGCTAAGTCCTaatgcatgagttctttatatcatTTTCCCtccaaataaaaataagcataaaCTTGGTACAAGCTTGCTAAGTATTTAACAGAGATAAAGATATTAAaactgataaagagaaaaattacaacTCAAGCCATTTCTCAGATTTTGTCAACACATCTCACCACCTGCTCCCTAGACTTTGTCAATTTCTGAACATATTTATTAGAATTACACATTCCTTTCTGAACCTTTACATTTACCTTTATTTATATACTTAGATTGTACTGTTTAAGTTGCAATATGTATTTCTTTCATTGACCACCTTTCACTATTATGAATTGACAAACactaatttcttttaattactgTTTTCAATTGTCAGTCTAGAAAAAGATAACCTATTTGCTTTTTAACTTGTAGCAGTTAACATTTTCTGAATACTGAAACTAGTACTGTTGATAAACTCTTTTGAAAGCTTATATGGCTTGAGCAACTATGACAGTATTTCCTCTTAAATATCAATTTAATTTACTTGTTCTTTTAGGTGAGAAGCCATACAAATGTGAATTGTGTGATAAAGGATTTGCTCAGAAATGCCAGCTAGTCTTCCATAGTCGCATGCATCATGGTGAGGAAAAACCCTATAAGTGTGATGTGTGCAATTTACAATTTGCAACTTCTAGCAATCTCAAGATTCATGCAAGGTAATAACAGAAAAAATTAGTTGTTTGATCTTTGATTCTATCATTCACTATAGTCTAGTGAATGTTATATTAGAATTCAAAACAGTAGAGTTCTAATTATGGTTCCACCATACAATATTCTCAGCATAATCAAGGAATTCTAGTTCCTTGGTGGCTGGAGGAGAATAAGTGAGAGAAGGAAATAAGATCAGAATGGTGATAGGGCATCCAGATGGTATAAAATTCTGTAGGCCATTATTAAGCTTTTACTCTTAAGTTTGAGAGGTAAGTGCTTACATTTTAAGAGGTTGACTCTGGCTGCTATATTAGGATAAGATTGTAGGATTGCAAGAATGGAAGCAAAGGTTTTCAGTTAGGAAGCTATAGGTAAAAGCCAAGTGAGTATGATGATCATTCAGGCCAGACTGGCAGCAGTGAAAGAGATATGAGTAGAAGTCAGATTCTGGACATGTTTTAAAGATAGAGCACACAGAATTTGCTGCAGATTGGATGTGGGTATTAAAGAAAGAAGAGTAGAATCAAGGATGTTCTGTGGTTTTGAGCCTGAAAAGATGGAATCACCATTAACTGAAATGGAGATTTGTGGATAGACAGTTTAAGCAGGAATACAGGAGTTTAGGAGTAGAGAGTTCTGAACATTTGAGGTAACTTAAGACATCTGAATGGAGTTTTGAGGTAACTTAGACATCTGAATGGAGATAAATAGTAGACAATTGGTTAAGTCTGGAATTCAGGGAACTGGTTTGAGCTAAAGATGTTAATTAAATACTATCAGCATATAAATAGTATTTAAAGCCATAACCAAGAGAAAGAATGTGGCAGAAGAGATGAAAGACTGAGTCATGGGGCACTCTAATTTTAAGAGTTCTGGGAGATGGGCAAGAACTAGCAGAGGTGACTGAGAAGAAGCAGCCAATATAGGAGGGAAACCAGAAGAATAGGCTTTCCTGGAATCCAGGTGAAGGAAATGATTCCAGAAGGGAGTGATGAGCTGTGTCAAATTCTGGTGATAGGGAGATGAAGACTGAAAGTTGAATATTGAATTTTGCAAAGTGAGAGGTCAGCAGTGTTCTTCACAGAAACAGTGTGTTAGCAGAGGCTAGTAGAGAAGAGTTTagtagaaaagaaattaaagtagAACAGTTGGAGGCTCCAGTTTTTCGTACAGGAGAGCGGAGAAATGGAACAGAAAGTGAGATCAagggtcttttatttttaaaggtgggAGACAAAATAGTTTATTTGTATGCTATGAGACAGTGGGGTGGGAAAAATGGATGATGTAAGGATGGGGGAAATAGCAGGTGTGGTATCATTAAATAGGCAAGGGGAATAGTATCACAAGTATGCAAATGGGAGTACTTGGATTTAGGTGAACTGTCACCCTCACGTTAGGTTAATAGGAAAGGAAGTAAACTATATAGGTACAGATGCCTATGGGTGGATTGTTGTGATGGGGGCGATTTTCTTCTGATCACTTAAATTTTTCTCAGTGGAACATAAAGTAAGGATATCAGCTAAGAATGAGGATGGGTAAGGAGATGCTGGGAGTttgaggaaagagttttaaagagtTAGTAAATGGACCAGTGAAAACAATTGCCTACAACGTTAGGGGTATACATGACAACCATATCAAATTAATGGCAGAACTTCTTGAAGTGATCTCAGAACTGTTATTTTGATAACCAAAACATGTATTTTTGACAGTCTGTATTGAAACTTGATTTTAAATATGTATGATTTAATGTCTGTtaagataaaattaaataaaatactacATGAAAAATTCTTGCGATATAGATTGACCTCAAATTGTTTTACTTATTGGCATATATAACTATTTACTAATAGGAAGCATAGTGGAGAGAAGCCATATGTCTGTGATAGGTGTGGACAGAGATTTGCCCAAGCCAGCACGTTGACCTATCATGTTCGTAGGCATACTGGAGAAAAGCCCTATGTGTGTGATACTTGTGGGAAGGCATTTGCTGTCTCTAGTTCTCTTATCACTCATTCTCGAAAACATACAGGTAAGAATTTGCCACAGACTGCTTAGAATAAGGAAAGTTGTGAATGAAAAAAGGGAAATCGAGCCTTTACAAACAAACTTTATAGTTATTTATGTTGTTTGTGCTTCTTGAAGCTCTTTATAATTTCCACATAAGTATTAGACATAAAAGcagatttattttttagaataataATGGTAGgtgaaatttttttatcatgtaaCTTATATACATTAAAATGAGATGATTGTGACTGTATAAACTTGAGTGGAGACATGTTTTATGATTAGGAAAACTCTTTAGCCTCATATGAAATTTCATTTACTTTGGATAAAACCATAAGAGTGAAATTAAAGGATGGGGGTGGGCTTGGGTAGATCATTGATTCTATAACTTCTTAGGACTTTTCCTATACAGATACTCTAAGATTTGCAAATTAAATAGATACCTTAAATGCAAAGCATGAATTTTGTtcaaagattttcattttttgtaggGTACATTTTTGTAATAGGTCTTCTGTAAATTTCATTCCCCTTTGATGATATAAAAGGTAGTAAGAATTGAATTAAATTGAtgaattttcacatttttaataaaaaaattgaacttgTTGCCAAATTCTAGTCTACTAGAAGGACATTTacagaaataaagttttatttttatgaaaagcaTCAGTTTACATGAGGGGTGTGAAATAATTACCAATATTCATTTAAATTGGATCACACTGAAAATACCTCTAAAATATAACATAAAGaggttttaaataatgttttagcACAGCTTACTTTAGATTATTGTAATTGATAAATATTATGTTGGTATAGTACACCacttcaatatattttattttccatctagGTGAAAAACCATACATATGCGGTATTTGTGGGAAAAGTTTTATTTCCTCAGGAGAGCTCAACAAACACTTTCGATCCCATACAGGTCTGTGTTTAGGGAGAATgtattattttttgttctctcatttctttttatgtaaatCTTGACTTTTAAGCCATTATGGGCTATATGGCATCTAGTCATACTCTAACTTAATTAGcaatattttaatgtataaatATCAACTTTCTATTTACTTACAtcatttttttagttgttttgagTGTGAGTTAAATTTGGTTTAGAATTGTGTAGATTTTATAAGAAATATGCTAGATAATGAatagttttttaattatttgggtTAAATTATAGatacacaagaaaagaaaaagaaataatacttaCTAAATAGTTTTCAGTATGCAATTTTAAGAATATATCTTATTGTTGACATGTTTATTGTAAAAGGTAGTGTATAAGTAGTataaagaaaatactaaaaaaaatttttaaacaaaagaaaatgccaCTTTGAAAATCtgctattctttttaaaaattctcctaaTTCCTATCTAAAAAAGCACTGGCCAGTTCTTATTTCAGAAGAATTATAATTTCTGTCAGTATTTTTTAAGAATTTCCTAATTTGTAAGCGACCTGAGGGCAGAAACCGTAATTTTTTACCcctagttatatcttcttgccaGGGTCTGGCATATCATTGGCACTCACTAAATGTATGATAGAAATAAAAGACTTAAGTTAGTTttagtttaaattttctgttactAAAAGTGCTTTTCCATGAAATAGGGTGCTTTATATCAAGTAACAGTGCCTATGTACATAGAAGTTTTTATTTCACTATATTAGAACCAAGTGATTAAAATGGcaatttgaaactaatataatgataCTCACTTTGTGTTAATAAACATTGATATTTTTGTCCGAGCTTCTAAAATATTGAGGTTTTAAGctttttaacttgtttttcagGAGAAAGACCATTTATCTGTGAATTATGTGGAAATTCTTACACAgatattaagaatttaaaaaagcaCAAAACCAAAGTCCATTCAGGTAACTGCTTGTCTTATTTAAAACTTTGGTGCTTTCTCATTGGTAGATAATGGTACTattctttttaatactgtgatcCACATTGTAACAGTTTAAAttagatacatatttttaaaaactagatatACACATATGAAGAAGGTAGCTTTGTAATTTTTAGAAAAGTTCattctaaatttctttttatattgaTCTCATAAACAGTACTTGTAATATGTCCTCCTTTAAAAACCTGATTTATTAATAACTTCAAGAATGATGGAATACATAAGCAAACTCTAACTGTTCCCCACGCTAGAGCCTGGGTTACCTGGGATGTATAGTAGTTACGTGAAGAAAGGGGCATCATGAACACTAATCCAGAAGTACATAAAAGGAGATAAAGAAGTGGGTGGCCCCAAATTgttatataaaaatggaaaaccgTACTACAAGATTTTAAATCTGTCGCTTAAAATGAATCCTTTAAAAAGTTTCACCATACATGCCATTTTGTCATGATCAGAAACAAAACATTGGGCTCCCTCAATATGTAGAGATGGTAGTAAGTTTTTGATAGTAAACATAAACATCAAAGAGATTAAATTAGTAACACCTGAAAACTACAGTGagtcattaattcaacaaacattaagtAGCTCTAATGCATATGTAACTGTTGAGGGTATATGAAGTTGAACAAGACATAGTCCTCAAAGAGCCTACAATCTGGTGTGGGAGATCAGAAATCTAAATAAATAACTGTGATTACAAAATGAAATGTAAGCTATAACAGAGGCACAAAAGTGCTGAAGAAGAGATTAAGTCCTGAGATGCATGTTGGATAGGCTTCATTCTCAGGAACTTGAAAGAACAAGAGTAGCTCAGAGGATGGAGGTGGGAAAGGCAGAGAGCATTGTGAAGAGAGTCACTGGACAATAAAGTACAGGCTGTATTCTTGGCTGGCTGAACTGGAGAGAGGAGTCTGGCAAGAACAGAGAgaattacaattttttaaaagcaaataccCAGTTTTGTCTAGTGTGGATAGAGAGATTGAAATTATGTCAATATTTTGGAGTGACAAGATCATTGTCAAGCGAGTAGAAGATCTGAAGGCAGAAGTCTCTTTACTCAGTGTGATTATTACTCCCTTGAGCAGAATTTCTTTTGAAACCATATATATGAAAGTACCATGCCTCTGAACTTCAACTCACAGAATAGTATGAACTACTCATTAGTACATTCAGTGAACAAATAGTGTTCACTTTGTGTTACTACTGTTAGGTACTTTGAAAGAATTAGAGAAGTATAACTTGACATTTATAGTTTACTTGAGGAATTAAGGCATACCTAAGTAGAAAAATAGCTATGAGAGATAGATGCCATAAGGCAGTATATGAAGAACTGACAAATGAGTAATAAGATAGGTAAGAAACAGCTCACCCTGGtctaaattcatttttataatggAATTGGTGTTTGAATGTAGTCTTTAGGGCCACAGAAGGTTTGATTTGATAATGAGGACAGCAAATAAGCAAAAAAGAGAGACAGCAGAAGTAAAGGTGTGGAATTTGGAATGCAAGTTCTTAGAATAAGAAGTAGATTTAGTTTACctcagggtttttgttttgtttgtaaagATAGTGTAAATTTTTTCCCTTCCATTTCAGGTGCAGATAAAATTCTAGATTCTAGTATAGAGGATCGTCCCTTAAATGAACAAGATTCCATACAAAAAAGTCCTTTATCAGAAACTTTGGATGTGAAGCCTTCTGATATGACTTTACCACTAGCTCTTCCACTTGGGACTGAGGACCACCACATGCTCCTGCCTGTCACCGATAATCAGTCTCCTACATCAGATGCATTGTTGAGGTCAACTGTGAATGGGTATTCAGAACCACAATTGATTTTTTTACAGCAATTATACTGATTTTGTGAGGAATATGGAATTGCTAAGACGTCTCTGGTAGTAAACATAAACATCTATGGTAAGGTGCATATATTCGTATTAAATTACCATTCATTTGAGTTGTGACCATTATTTTTCATTCACTGAAGTAAAAGCACCTGATGCTGCATCATAACTGTGCAATGCTTGTTTTGAGTTTTGCTTTGTAGGTCTAGATTATACACACAGTGTTTTAAGAAGTAAATTATACTATAGTGATGCTATTTTGGGTggataagttttattttcttttagagcTGCCTTAACTTCATTTTATCATGCATTTTAGAATCGTCTTTCATTTACTAAAGTAGAATTTGTCAGTTTCTGTGATTCAGTTCTCACctgtggtatttttttatttcttcccctCAAAATTTAAGCAAAATCATGATAGTATCAGCCCAACAGTGTTGCTGTTACTAATCCCCATAGACTAATATAtaaattttggaggaaaaaaataaaattttatatttctgcCTAAGAAAATTTAGGTACTGAGTGAGAATTGTGCTATTTCTCTATCAATATATTTCACTGGAGGTAACTTTTCTAATGgagtaaaaaaaagtatttctctTAAAAGATAGAAAACTGTAtgtaaatttttgtttatttagaaTTCGGTATTCTGGAGGAAACCAATGGTTAGTACTTTTGAGTTATCTGAGATTATAAtctcaaaatgaattttaaataaatatttagtgtttTTATCTTTGTTAAAAGACTGTTTTGAAATTTGATTGATTCAGGTTATTTTAAAAGGTTTCTAGATTACTGGAGATGAGCAGATAtaccaaattttgaaaatttttcctAAGCTCTTATACCTGttatgcactttttaaaatactaaagtCTAGAAgaaattttctaaatataaactTAATGCATACTATAAATCACTTGGCTTCTGAATTTGATACACTGTATTATATAAAGAGTTAAGAAATTAAGTTCACTTATAAGTAAACATTTGAGTTATCAGAAAGCCAgcttattaaacattttatttttcagtttaaaatttttataaattaaaccaCAATATGAGGCTGTTGACATAGTTTCATAGTAGTCCTTCCCCTTCCTAATGAATGTAGGAAATTCAGAATTCTTTGATGTTTACCATCACTCTTCCCCATTCCACTCTTCGCACATAATCATTTATTTTACTGCCTGATCTTTTGGACATTAAATTATCACTTCCACAAAGTCAGTTCCTATACTGCTGACTAAACACCATGAAGTTATTAGTTCTTGTTTCTGCCATGCATTAGTTgtggcttatttgttttctggttttaaaCTACATCTGTAATAAAGTTACCATATTTTCTAGTGTTATTGATTTCTTTACTTGTATTTTCTCTGGGGTCCTACTTACAGGAACCAATTAGACGACTATAAAGATTGTCACTTTTTCACAGCACACTCAGCATTTTCACTATGAATTGCCACCAGTGGGACTGACTTAATTGAATAGAGTTTGAATATTGCCTTTGTATAATATTCACCAACCttagtatttaattatttatctAAGAAACCTAATTATGCTTGTGTATTAACGTAATATACTGGGTTTAAATACTATAAAGTTATGAAATGTTCAACTAATCTATTCTGGCTTAAATTCAATAGGAGTTTATTGGAatgtgaagaaattaaagaaaattaaaagactcAACCTCTTTAAGAAGTCTGCTGAAATGGAGAGGTTATATTTAAATCACATCTTCATTAATCCAAGCATCTAGTGAACaaaatttctttttgaaaactGCTACAGTGATGTCCTAATTCTATAAGTGCAGTAGTTACCAAATTTCCTCTACTATGATGGTAATTAGCATTTTACCTTTGCATAGATTAGCTAGcaaatttatttttagtattgGATTGGAGTGGTTAAGGCTGATTTACAGTGCTTTTCTTCATCACATTATCTGCTTTTtagctaaaataattttattttaaagtga is part of the Manis pentadactyla isolate mManPen7 chromosome 1, mManPen7.hap1, whole genome shotgun sequence genome and harbors:
- the MYNN gene encoding myoneurin → MHYSHHCEHLLERLNKQREAGFLCDCTVVIGEFEFKAHRNVLASFSEYFGAIYRSTSENNVFLDQSQVKADGFQKLLEFIYTGTLNLDSWNVKEIHQAADYLKVEEVVTKCKIKMEDFAFIANPSSTEISSITGNIELNQQTCLLTLRDYSSREKSEVSTDLVQANPKQGALAKKSSQAKKKKKAFNSQKAGQNKTVQYPTDILENASVELFLDANKLSTPVIEQVAQRNGNSELELTSVVENTFPAQDIVQTVSVKRKRGKSQPNCALKEHSMSNIASDKNSYELESSGEELDQRYSKAKPMCNTCGKVFSEASSLRRHMRIHKGVKPYVCHLCGKAFTQCNQLKTHVRTHTGEKPYKCELCDKGFAQKCQLVFHSRMHHGEEKPYKCDVCNLQFATSSNLKIHARKHSGEKPYVCDRCGQRFAQASTLTYHVRRHTGEKPYVCDTCGKAFAVSSSLITHSRKHTGEKPYICGICGKSFISSGELNKHFRSHTGERPFICELCGNSYTDIKNLKKHKTKVHSGADKILDSSIEDRPLNEQDSIQKSPLSETLDVKPSDMTLPLALPLGTEDHHMLLPVTDNQSPTSDALLRSTVNGYSEPQLIFLQQLY